One genomic window of Deinococcus aetherius includes the following:
- a CDS encoding zinc-dependent alcohol dehydrogenase, whose amino-acid sequence MKAVVWRGVGDIRLEDVPDPRIEQPTDAIVRLTASAICGTDLHFVHGTFSEMVPGTILGHEGVGVVEEVGPDVRNFRPGDRVVIPSTIACGYCSYCRAGYYSQCDNANPNGPTAGTAFFGGPKASGPIQGLQAEKARIPFAATNLVKVPDNVTDGQAILVSDIFPTGYFGADLAEIKPGDTVAVFGCGPVGQFAITSAKFMGAGRVFAIDRIPDRLETARYQGAEIINFDEEDPVQTLQRMTGGIGVDRVIDAVGVDAQHADHGPAAEQARQEQQQFEEQLSQVAPEGTAGNAGNAPSQALEWAVQSLCKAGTLSIIGVYPPTMQSFPIGAAMNKNLTIRMGNCNHRKYIPYLLDLIQQGTLDPEKLLSRAEEMSDVLSAYQAFDERRPGWLKVELVPGM is encoded by the coding sequence ATGAAAGCAGTGGTCTGGCGCGGCGTAGGAGATATTCGGCTCGAAGACGTTCCCGATCCCCGCATCGAGCAGCCGACGGACGCCATCGTGCGGCTCACGGCCTCGGCGATCTGCGGCACCGACCTGCACTTCGTCCACGGCACCTTCAGCGAGATGGTTCCCGGCACCATCCTCGGCCACGAGGGCGTCGGCGTCGTGGAGGAGGTGGGGCCCGACGTGCGCAACTTCCGGCCCGGCGACCGGGTGGTCATCCCCTCGACCATCGCCTGCGGGTACTGCTCGTACTGCCGCGCGGGGTACTACAGCCAGTGCGACAACGCCAATCCCAACGGACCCACGGCGGGCACGGCCTTTTTCGGCGGCCCGAAGGCGAGCGGCCCCATCCAGGGCCTCCAGGCCGAAAAGGCGCGCATCCCCTTCGCCGCCACGAACCTCGTCAAGGTGCCCGACAACGTGACCGACGGCCAGGCGATCCTCGTCAGCGACATCTTCCCGACCGGGTACTTCGGGGCCGACCTCGCGGAGATCAAGCCGGGCGACACGGTGGCGGTGTTCGGCTGCGGCCCGGTCGGGCAGTTCGCCATCACCTCGGCCAAGTTCATGGGCGCGGGGCGCGTCTTCGCCATCGACCGCATTCCCGACCGCCTGGAGACCGCGCGCTACCAGGGCGCCGAGATCATCAACTTCGACGAGGAGGACCCGGTGCAGACCCTCCAGCGGATGACCGGCGGCATCGGCGTGGACCGGGTGATCGACGCGGTGGGGGTGGACGCCCAGCACGCCGACCACGGCCCGGCGGCGGAGCAGGCCCGGCAGGAGCAGCAGCAATTCGAGGAGCAGCTTTCGCAGGTGGCGCCTGAGGGGACGGCCGGAAACGCGGGCAACGCGCCCAGCCAGGCCCTCGAATGGGCGGTGCAGTCCCTGTGCAAGGCGGGGACGCTGAGCATCATCGGCGTGTACCCGCCCACCATGCAGAGTTTCCCCATCGGCGCCGCGATGAACAAGAACCTCACCATCCGGATGGGCAACTGCAACCACCGCAAGTACATCCCCTACCTCCTCGACCTGATCCAGCAGGGGACGCTCGACCCCGAGAAGCTGCTGTCGCGCGCCGAGGAGATGTCCGACGTGCTCTCCGCCTACCAGGCCTTCGACGAGCGCCGTCCCGGCTGGCTCAAGGTCGAACTCGTTCCGGGGATGTGA
- a CDS encoding four-helix bundle copper-binding protein yields MPQNTQRMPQTHPNPASVFDQGALAECIDACFECANVCSSCADACLGEREHLMHLVHCIRLNLDCADVCGATGRVLSRLTQPDLNVLRAQLQACLAACKACGDECERHAREMNMTHCGVCAESCRRCEQACGQLLGSMSAEG; encoded by the coding sequence ATGCCGCAGAACACCCAGAGGATGCCGCAAACCCACCCCAACCCCGCGAGTGTGTTCGACCAGGGCGCCCTCGCCGAGTGTATCGACGCCTGCTTCGAGTGCGCGAACGTCTGCTCGTCGTGCGCCGACGCCTGCCTGGGGGAGCGCGAGCACCTGATGCACCTCGTCCACTGCATCCGCCTCAACCTCGACTGTGCCGATGTGTGCGGCGCCACCGGCCGGGTGCTGTCCAGGCTGACGCAGCCGGACCTGAACGTGCTCCGCGCGCAACTTCAGGCCTGTCTCGCGGCGTGCAAGGCGTGTGGGGACGAGTGCGAACGGCACGCCCGCGAGATGAACATGACCCACTGCGGCGTCTGCGCCGAGTCCTGCCGCCGCTGCGAGCAGGCTTGCGGGCAACTCCTGGGGAGCATGAGCGCGGAGGGCTGA
- a CDS encoding sugar efflux transporter, translated as MTSPLRALSFLRHIPHFTPFAVAALLLGTATSFTGPYLPLFAREAAHMSPLSLGVFMTLVSLSGILISTGLARWSDRRPGNRAVVLLTVLAAAVGFALLSMTRSYLPLVLIGCLFLGTGAGAFPQLFALARAGFGMAGPELAERGMITLRSVFSMAWMLGPAVAALILARLGFTGLFLATAACYLTVGLPLLLARFRPAPRPPASERDSAGTPPGDAGPARRPLALVALSFVLYGISNNMGFIALPLHVTGALHAPESTVGFLVGLCALLEIPFILGFALWPRRVPHERLITLSFALFAGYFVLLALAPAVWVLAAAQLVRAAVIAVTTTLGMAYFQELMPGRTGTALTLYTNTGSVGAVLSGVVSGAFAQAFGYQAVFLLCAGLTGAAFLLLAALTLRQPGGSPVPGPGQQTGVPGSPEVVRPARSL; from the coding sequence ATGACGTCCCCGCTGCGTGCCCTGAGCTTCCTGCGCCACATTCCTCACTTCACGCCCTTCGCCGTCGCCGCGCTCCTGCTGGGCACCGCGACCTCGTTCACCGGGCCCTACCTGCCCCTCTTCGCCCGCGAGGCGGCCCACATGTCGCCCCTCTCGCTGGGCGTGTTCATGACCCTGGTGTCCCTGAGCGGCATCCTCATCAGCACCGGGCTCGCCCGCTGGTCCGACCGCCGACCGGGCAACCGCGCGGTGGTGCTCCTCACGGTGCTCGCCGCCGCCGTGGGCTTCGCGCTCCTGAGTATGACGCGGAGTTACCTGCCGCTCGTTCTGATCGGCTGCCTTTTCCTGGGCACCGGGGCGGGCGCCTTTCCGCAGCTCTTCGCGCTCGCCCGGGCCGGGTTCGGGATGGCGGGTCCCGAACTCGCCGAGCGCGGCATGATCACCCTCAGATCGGTGTTCTCGATGGCCTGGATGCTCGGCCCGGCGGTGGCGGCGCTGATCCTGGCGAGGCTGGGCTTCACCGGGCTCTTTCTCGCCACGGCGGCCTGCTACCTCACCGTCGGCCTGCCGCTGCTGCTGGCCCGCTTCCGGCCCGCGCCGAGGCCTCCGGCCAGCGAACGCGACTCGGCGGGCACACCTCCGGGAGATGCAGGGCCGGCGCGCCGACCGCTCGCCCTCGTCGCGCTGAGCTTCGTGTTGTACGGCATCTCGAACAACATGGGCTTCATCGCGCTGCCGCTGCACGTCACGGGCGCCCTGCACGCGCCGGAGAGCACCGTCGGGTTCCTCGTGGGCCTGTGCGCCCTGCTCGAAATCCCCTTTATCCTCGGCTTCGCGCTGTGGCCGCGCCGGGTCCCGCACGAGCGGCTGATCACCCTGAGTTTCGCCCTCTTCGCCGGGTACTTCGTCCTGCTGGCCCTCGCCCCGGCGGTGTGGGTGCTCGCCGCCGCGCAGCTCGTGCGCGCGGCGGTGATCGCGGTCACGACCACCCTGGGGATGGCGTACTTCCAGGAATTGATGCCGGGCCGCACGGGCACCGCGCTCACCCTCTACACGAACACGGGCAGCGTCGGCGCGGTGCTGTCGGGCGTCGTCTCGGGCGCCTTCGCGCAGGCCTTCGGCTACCAGGCCGTCTTCCTGCTGTGCGCCGGACTCACCGGGGCCGCCTTCCTGCTCCTCGCGGCCCTCACCCTGCGGCAACCCGGGGGCTCACCCGTTCCCGGGCCGGGGCAGCAGACGGGCGTGCCCGGGTCCCCGGAGGTCGTGCGGCCTGCCCGCAGCCTCTGA
- a CDS encoding DUF1517 domain-containing protein, translating to MTSPSSRRSSRSLFAGLLVVLWLLGGALAVSGGGFGGTSPSTSNSSTSSGSSSSSSFGSSFGSSSSSWGASSSGTASGSSSSSDSTWTLGEVLFVMGLLVAYMVITSLIDLWKARRRSPQAVQVQLLLADGEEVKRQFQRLARRHDPDRPGALATLLRESALLLLRHKSDWTHGTLERRRVGSLPRAAQVVGTWAAHARAAFETQTTAQYQDGDPSGGLERDSSYQGKTGGTFLAVTLAASTVDTSYASETGDGAGAVEAALLTLTGVDAGQLGRLEVVWSPDGEGEFLNENEAIRRYPDLAPL from the coding sequence ATGACCAGCCCCTCCTCCAGACGGTCCTCCCGCTCGCTCTTCGCGGGCCTCCTCGTGGTGCTGTGGCTCCTCGGCGGCGCCCTCGCCGTGTCGGGTGGGGGCTTCGGCGGCACGTCACCCTCCACCTCGAACAGCTCGACCTCCAGCGGCTCCTCATCCTCCTCCTCCTTCGGCTCGTCGTTCGGCTCCTCCTCCTCCTCCTGGGGCGCGTCCTCGTCAGGCACGGCTTCGGGGAGCAGTTCCTCCTCGGACTCCACCTGGACGCTGGGGGAGGTCCTGTTCGTGATGGGGCTGCTCGTCGCCTACATGGTGATCACATCGTTGATCGACCTGTGGAAGGCGCGGCGGCGCTCCCCCCAGGCGGTACAGGTGCAACTGCTGCTCGCAGACGGCGAGGAGGTCAAGCGCCAGTTCCAGCGGCTCGCGCGGCGGCACGACCCGGACCGGCCCGGCGCCCTCGCCACCCTGCTGCGCGAAAGTGCCCTGCTGCTGCTGCGGCACAAGTCCGACTGGACGCACGGCACGCTGGAGCGCCGAAGGGTGGGCAGCCTGCCCCGGGCCGCGCAGGTGGTGGGCACCTGGGCCGCCCACGCCCGCGCCGCCTTCGAGACGCAGACGACGGCCCAGTACCAGGACGGCGACCCCTCGGGCGGGCTGGAGCGGGACTCCTCCTACCAGGGCAAGACCGGGGGCACCTTCCTGGCCGTCACGCTCGCCGCCTCGACGGTGGACACCTCCTATGCCAGCGAAACGGGCGACGGGGCTGGGGCCGTGGAGGCCGCGCTGCTGACGCTGACGGGCGTGGACGCGGGGCAACTGGGCCGCCTGGAGGTCGTGTGGAGCCCCGACGGGGAGGGCGAGTTCCTGAATGAGAACGAGGCCATCCGCCGCTACCCCGACCTCGCCCCGCTGTGA
- a CDS encoding carboxypeptidase-like regulatory domain-containing protein has protein sequence MQGKKTTKTALTSLLALLTVGPALAAPGRPGPGTVQGQVLDTRGKPLEGVTVWIKPVVTTGVAEVLTDEGGRYEVEGLPPVGYRAYAWLGVRYQGQKFCYRLALPKTSEYNPFVPKDGIVRNFQWKLSGRVPDWDDDSSELGYFGGSMSPMQGGFQDRWATNDDQIELQLTPVGPLIDGSTGKVLTKTVPGRKLAVDIPIGTYRVKATFIGKNGTREPLIVSDNQDGSYGTEATVKFKGSDKGCSGSYGGWSGSAYVYWRFK, from the coding sequence ATGCAAGGAAAAAAAACGACAAAGACGGCCCTCACGAGCCTGCTCGCCCTGCTGACGGTGGGACCGGCCCTCGCCGCCCCCGGCAGGCCCGGCCCGGGCACCGTCCAGGGTCAGGTGCTCGACACGCGCGGCAAGCCGCTGGAAGGCGTGACGGTCTGGATCAAACCCGTCGTGACGACCGGGGTCGCCGAGGTGCTGACCGACGAGGGGGGCCGCTACGAGGTCGAGGGCCTGCCTCCCGTCGGCTACCGGGCCTATGCCTGGCTGGGCGTCCGTTACCAGGGCCAGAAATTTTGCTACCGCCTCGCCCTGCCCAAGACCTCCGAGTACAACCCCTTCGTTCCCAAGGACGGCATCGTCCGTAACTTCCAGTGGAAGCTCTCGGGCCGCGTGCCCGACTGGGACGACGACAGCAGCGAGCTGGGGTACTTCGGCGGCTCCATGTCCCCGATGCAGGGCGGCTTTCAGGACCGCTGGGCGACGAACGACGACCAGATCGAACTGCAACTGACGCCGGTGGGGCCGCTGATCGACGGCAGCACGGGCAAGGTGCTAACGAAAACCGTCCCGGGCCGCAAACTCGCGGTGGATATCCCCATCGGGACCTACAGGGTCAAGGCGACCTTCATCGGCAAGAACGGCACCCGGGAACCGCTGATCGTGTCGGACAACCAGGACGGCAGCTACGGAACGGAGGCCACGGTCAAGTTCAAGGGCAGCGACAAGGGCTGCTCCGGCAGCTACGGCGGTTGGTCCGGCAGCGCCTACGTCTACTGGCGCTTCAAGTAG